The genome window CCTTCCCTCACGCGCCCCCATGCTCCCCTATGCCAATCTGCGCAATCACCGGAAAATCCTCGTCACCGACGGAACCACGGGGTTTACCGGTGGCACCAACATCCGCGAAGGTCACTGCCTGAAACTGCAGCCCTCATTTCCCGTCGCCTGCCTGCATTTTAAAATTGAAGGCCCGGTCGTCGCGGAGTTGCAAGAAACCTTTGCCATCGACTGGGCATTCACCACCGGGGAATCTCTCGTCGGCCCTACCTGGTTCCCCCCGCTACAACGCTGCGGCCCGGTCTTCGCCCGTGGTGTCCCCGATGGGCCGGATGAAGATCTCGACAAAATCAACGAGCTGATCCTCGGTGCTCTCGCCGTGGCCAGCCAACGGGTCCGGATCATCACCCCCTATTTCCTACCTGAAGAATCCATCCTCAAAGCTCTCGCCGTCACCGCCATGCGAGGTGTGGAAGTCGATATCATCCTGCCATCCAAAAACAACATTGCCATCATGAACTGGGCGGTGATCCCACAGCTTCCACAGTTGATTGAAAAAGGATGCCGGGTTTACATGTCCCCCGCTCCATTCGATCACACCAAACTGTTTGTCGTCGACGGTGTCTGGTCACTGATCGGATCAACCAACTGGGACGCCCGCAGCATGCGCCTCAACTTCGAATACAACATCGAATGTTACGATGATGCCCTCGCCGAACAACTCGATAGCATCATCGATGAAAAATTGGCCGCATCACGCTTGTTAAATGCTGATGCGCTACGCTCGCGCTCACTTCCCATTCAGCTCAGA of Oceaniferula marina contains these proteins:
- the cls gene encoding cardiolipin synthase, translated to MDPLIEHIQWLWPYVLTALHFAGALAVTLHAVLRKHDVRSAIGWIGLAWLSPVIGSVAYLLLGINRIQRKGVSLGLYDAWDHAIKQHLTDEDAERIHDLHQYHPTFISLAKLGTDVTGNTPLLGNQITPLVNGDNAYPEMLKAIREAKVSVALNSYIFDSDRIGEQFLEALKEAQDRQVDVRVMIDGVGARYSKPSMVDRLKKEGIRVAAFLPSRAPMLPYANLRNHRKILVTDGTTGFTGGTNIREGHCLKLQPSFPVACLHFKIEGPVVAELQETFAIDWAFTTGESLVGPTWFPPLQRCGPVFARGVPDGPDEDLDKINELILGALAVASQRVRIITPYFLPEESILKALAVTAMRGVEVDIILPSKNNIAIMNWAVIPQLPQLIEKGCRVYMSPAPFDHTKLFVVDGVWSLIGSTNWDARSMRLNFEYNIECYDDALAEQLDSIIDEKLAASRLLNADALRSRSLPIQLRDGTARLLSPYL